CTCAACCTGAGTCCGAACCACCTCGACATCCACGCCTCGATGGACGAATACACCCAGGCCAAGGTCAACGCCATCCGGTTTCAGGGTGGCGACGGCTGGGCGGTGCTCAACTACGATGACCGGACCACCCGCTCCATCGGCCTCTCCCGGACCCACCTCGAGAAAGGGGCCGGTCCCGAGCAGACCGGGCCGGGTGTGGCCTGGTTTTCCACCGCGGCCGAGGCGGACGAACTGCCGGCCACCCCCTTCAAGGGCCCGGCGCCGGTCGCCGTCCTCGGCGGTCCGGACCGCCGGGACCTGAAGGTCCGCGGTCCCGGACGACCCCTGACCCGCGTCTGTTCGCGTTCTGAGCTCCTCATCCCCGGCGAGCACAACGTCCAGAACGCTTTGGCCGCCTCGGTCGCCGCGGCCATCCTGGGGGCCGGCCCGGAAGCCATGCGCCACGTGCTGACCACCTTCCGCGGCGTCGAGCACCGGCTGGAACTGGTTCTCGACCGCGGCGGGGTGCGCTACATCAACGACTCCATCGCCACCACCCCGGAGCGCACCGAGGCCGCCCTGAAGACCCTGGGTCCATCGGCTCCCCTGGTCATCATCCTCGGCGGCTACGACAAGCACCTTCCGTTCGACGAGATGGCCCGGCTGATCGTCGAGTCGGGTTGGGTGAAGGCGGCCGTCCTCACCGGGGTCACCGCCGGCAAGATCGACGAGGCCCTTGAGCGGGCCGCGTCCGACCTTGGCAAGCCGCGGCCGGCCGGGCAGACCGCACCCTCCTTCGACGAGGCCGTCCGGGCGGCGGCCGGGTATGTGGGGCCGGGCGACATCGTCCTCCTGTCGCCGGCCTGCGCCAGCTACGATGCATTCAACAACTTCGAGGAGCGGGGGGCCCGCTTCAGGGAACTGATCCGGGGGTTGGCCCCCTGACCCGACGAACCCGACGATCGCTAGACTCTGAGGCCGGCCCCGCCGTGGCCCGGCCTCTCTCATTCGGCCGACGGGAGGCCTTTCCGATGCCTGCCACCCCGGAGATCATCGCCGCCCTCAACGCCCGCCTGGCCCAGACCTACGGCCCTCGCCCCCTGACCCCGAGGGGCGACGCGGTTTCCGAGCTCATCTTCACTGTCCTTTCCCAGGCCACCAACGACCGTAACCGCGACCGCGCCTACACCGCCCTCCGCCGGGCCTTCCCGACCTGGGAGGAAGCCATGGCGGCCGACCCGGGTGACGTCGCCCGGGCCATCGCCCCGGCCGGACTCGGCCCACAGAAGGCCCCGCGAATCATCGACATCTTGCGCCGGATCGCCGCCGACCCGCGCTCCGGCGGCCGGCCCGACCTCGCTTTCCTGGGCGGCCTCGACGACGACGCGGCCTTCTCCTATCTAACCGCCCTGCCCGGCGTTGGACCGAAGACCGCCGCCTGCGTGCTCCTGTTCGCCCTGGGGCGACCGGTCTTCCCGGTCGACACGCACATTCATCGCCTGGCCGGCCGCCTCGGCCTCGTGCCGCCGAAGGATGGCGCGGCCAAGGTCCAGGAAGCATTGAAGGCGGTCGCTTCCGGCCGCGCCGCCGAATGTTACGCCCTGCACGTCAACATGATCGCCCACGGTCGCGCGGTCTGCCGCCCGCGCCGCCCGGACTGTGACCATTGCTCCTTGTCCGACCTCTGCCGTTCGACTGCGGATTCGCCGACCGCGGATTCGCCGATGACCACGTGCCAGTCAAGCCGACGTGGTAAGCGCGAATAAGGGGTTGACAGACGCACGTTTAGGGTGATAGATTGACTCTGGAAGACTGAGAAGGCCCGAATCGACCCCCAACCGACCTTGCTTCTCGATCTCAGTGTCCGGGGGGACCGCGGCCTTCATTGATTTTATCAGGGAGTCTTACGGCCCGGGTGGGGAGGTGCCGGACACGGCTCACGCCAGCGAGTTCATGGGA
This genomic window from Bacillota bacterium contains:
- the nth gene encoding endonuclease III; its protein translation is MPATPEIIAALNARLAQTYGPRPLTPRGDAVSELIFTVLSQATNDRNRDRAYTALRRAFPTWEEAMAADPGDVARAIAPAGLGPQKAPRIIDILRRIAADPRSGGRPDLAFLGGLDDDAAFSYLTALPGVGPKTAACVLLFALGRPVFPVDTHIHRLAGRLGLVPPKDGAAKVQEALKAVASGRAAECYALHVNMIAHGRAVCRPRRPDCDHCSLSDLCRSTADSPTADSPMTTCQSSRRGKRE
- the murD gene encoding UDP-N-acetylmuramoyl-L-alanine--D-glutamate ligase, translated to MVDTEPSTAVKAGLARLGREDLAVIGLGRNNLALVRFLLRQGARVTVFDRKSRADLAARLAELGPDLKDSPRLSLSVGPGYLDRLRGFDRVFLTPGMKKDLPEIKAAATAGSVITGDFELFFAFCAAPITAITGSAGKTTTTTLCGLILQAQYAGQKPVYVGGNIGRPLIDRVLEIPPEAEVVLELSSYQLQLVTRSPEVGAILNLSPNHLDIHASMDEYTQAKVNAIRFQGGDGWAVLNYDDRTTRSIGLSRTHLEKGAGPEQTGPGVAWFSTAAEADELPATPFKGPAPVAVLGGPDRRDLKVRGPGRPLTRVCSRSELLIPGEHNVQNALAASVAAAILGAGPEAMRHVLTTFRGVEHRLELVLDRGGVRYINDSIATTPERTEAALKTLGPSAPLVIILGGYDKHLPFDEMARLIVESGWVKAAVLTGVTAGKIDEALERAASDLGKPRPAGQTAPSFDEAVRAAAGYVGPGDIVLLSPACASYDAFNNFEERGARFRELIRGLAP